One window of Chionomys nivalis chromosome 18, mChiNiv1.1, whole genome shotgun sequence genomic DNA carries:
- the C18H1orf162 gene encoding transmembrane protein C1orf162 homolog, with the protein MEESPGTVSTTTPVTSSAPSSCSSPKKEHLILAFFAGVLLTLLLMALIFFIIKSCRRSNSSTQAQDSLSEPPIKLSSTSKESLTYASMTFKPSGESSNGLTGNSSTGLEPTVYSEIKVAGPSLPLQ; encoded by the exons ATGGAGGAGTCACCAG GCACAGTCTCCACGACAACCCCAGTGACCAGCTCTGCACCCTCTTCTTGCTCCAGCCCCAA AAAGGAACATTTGATCTTGGCCTTTTTTGCTGGGGTTCTGCTGACACTGCTACTCATGGCCCTTATTTTCTTCATCATCAAGAGCTGCAGAAGAA GTAACTCCAGCACCCAGGCCCAGGACTCTCTCTCAGAGCCTCCCATCAAG CTTTCATCCACATCAAAGGAGTCACTTACCTACGCCAGCATGACTTTCAAGCCCTCGGGAGAAAGCAGCAACGGCTTGACTGGAAACAGCTCCACAGGCTTGGAGCCCACCGTCTACTCTGAGATTAAAGTAGCAggcccatccctgcctctccagtGA